In one window of Armatimonadota bacterium DNA:
- a CDS encoding MFS transporter produces the protein MSDTAGAASTDLRAWQRRVFASAWITYFAYYLCRYNMPMAKSQLSATFHWDAAHIGLIFTALTVMYAVGQFVNGQLADRFGSRTIASLGVVGSVAMNLAVFAATFFTRPGASDAGATLTMVVIFWAANGFFQAMGWSPMVRALTHWFPLRNRGKVMGVMGASYQFGGAFSWALAFFLTGYYVQKLGGDWRAVFWVPAVLFAVVGVFFFLLVRNSPEEVGLPAIAEDDESPDDARGPSRRTIGQNVIATLSNPYLWIVAVTFFLLDLNRYGFVNWLPAFLDERSAAEGTTLMANFKEVMKRCIHPLAGSAGAVIAGWATDRFFGGRRAPVIALLLGALGVFSIAFPYIPADRSWLVILVVALIGFCTYGPHILMVGHAAQDFGKKAGAAGAAGFIDAMGYIGASIAGWGAGALIKSSGYEITFVTFGSAALIAVLPISIIWKVGPKMRPANGGE, from the coding sequence TTGAGCGACACAGCGGGCGCGGCGTCCACAGATCTGCGAGCCTGGCAGCGCCGGGTTTTCGCCTCGGCGTGGATCACCTACTTCGCCTACTATCTCTGCCGGTACAACATGCCCATGGCCAAGTCGCAGCTCAGCGCCACGTTCCACTGGGACGCGGCTCACATCGGCCTCATCTTCACCGCCTTGACTGTCATGTACGCCGTCGGCCAGTTCGTCAACGGCCAACTCGCGGATCGCTTCGGAAGCCGCACCATCGCCAGCCTGGGAGTGGTCGGATCCGTCGCAATGAACCTTGCAGTCTTCGCCGCAACGTTCTTCACGCGGCCGGGGGCGTCGGACGCAGGCGCCACGCTGACGATGGTTGTCATTTTCTGGGCAGCCAACGGCTTCTTCCAGGCGATGGGGTGGTCGCCGATGGTGCGCGCGCTCACGCACTGGTTTCCCCTGCGCAATCGCGGCAAAGTGATGGGCGTCATGGGGGCGTCGTACCAGTTCGGCGGCGCGTTCTCATGGGCCCTCGCGTTCTTCCTGACCGGTTACTACGTGCAGAAGCTAGGCGGCGATTGGCGGGCGGTGTTCTGGGTGCCGGCGGTGCTGTTCGCGGTGGTCGGCGTTTTCTTCTTCCTGCTCGTCCGCAATAGTCCGGAGGAGGTGGGGTTGCCGGCGATCGCCGAAGACGACGAGTCGCCCGACGATGCGCGCGGCCCATCGCGTCGCACCATAGGCCAGAACGTCATCGCGACCCTGAGCAACCCGTACCTGTGGATCGTGGCGGTGACGTTCTTCCTCCTCGATCTCAATCGCTACGGCTTCGTCAACTGGCTGCCGGCGTTTCTCGACGAGCGCAGCGCGGCGGAAGGCACCACGCTCATGGCCAATTTCAAGGAGGTCATGAAGCGCTGCATTCACCCGCTGGCGGGGTCAGCAGGTGCGGTCATCGCGGGCTGGGCCACCGACCGGTTCTTCGGTGGTCGCCGCGCGCCGGTTATCGCGCTCCTGTTGGGAGCCTTGGGCGTTTTCTCCATCGCCTTCCCCTACATCCCCGCCGACCGGTCATGGCTGGTCATCCTCGTCGTGGCGCTCATCGGCTTCTGCACCTACGGGCCGCACATCCTGATGGTCGGCCACGCGGCGCAGGATTTCGGCAAGAAGGCAGGCGCGGCGGGCGCCGCCGGGTTCATCGACGCCATGGGATACATCGGCGCGAGCATCGCTGGGTGGGGCGCGGGCGCGCTCATCAAGTCGAGCGGATACGAGATCACCTTCGTGACGTTCGGCTCGGCCGCCCTGATCGCGGTCCTGCCGATCAGCATCATCTGGAAAGTCGGCCCGAAGATGCGCCCGGCAAATGGTGGGGAGTAG
- a CDS encoding zinc ribbon domain-containing protein translates to MSTTSGLTCPTCGASLSAGAKFCHACGTPAAAARSGLPKYVWLLAGLVAIVLVAVIAYQAGRSSPQQAGAAAAGAPLGGSGAMPDLASMSPREQADRLFNRVMTAHEQGDQGSVDLFKPMALQAYAMLGALDPDAHYHVGVMQVVTGDVDAARARADSIDAQLPGHLFVFMLRHSAARMLSDDAAAQEAYRGFLANYDRENATGRQEYLDHQRAVESFREQALAETP, encoded by the coding sequence ATGAGTACGACTTCCGGACTCACCTGTCCGACCTGCGGCGCCTCGCTATCCGCCGGGGCGAAGTTCTGCCACGCCTGCGGCACGCCGGCCGCCGCCGCGCGATCGGGCCTCCCCAAGTACGTCTGGCTCCTGGCGGGGCTCGTGGCAATCGTCCTGGTCGCGGTGATCGCCTACCAGGCCGGACGCTCCTCGCCGCAGCAGGCCGGCGCGGCGGCGGCCGGCGCGCCGCTCGGGGGGAGCGGGGCCATGCCCGACCTAGCCAGCATGAGCCCGCGAGAGCAGGCGGACCGCCTGTTCAACCGCGTCATGACGGCTCACGAGCAGGGCGACCAGGGCTCGGTTGACCTGTTCAAGCCGATGGCGCTCCAGGCCTATGCAATGCTCGGGGCGCTCGATCCCGATGCGCACTACCACGTGGGCGTGATGCAGGTCGTGACCGGCGACGTGGACGCCGCCCGCGCCCGGGCCGACTCGATCGACGCCCAGCTCCCCGGACACCTATTCGTATTCATGCTGCGCCACTCGGCGGCTCGAATGCTGAGCGACGATGCGGCCGCGCAGGAGGCGTATCGCGGTTTTCTCGCCAACTACGACCGCGAGAACGCGACGGGGCGGCAGGAATACCTGGATCACCAGCGGGCGGTCGAGAGCTTCCGCGAGCAGGCGCTGGCCGAGACGCCGTGA
- a CDS encoding glutamine synthetase yields the protein MQVDFLRLQFTDITGINKNVEVPRSQFQKALEGEIMFDGSSIEGFVRIEESDMILKPDHRTFKIFPYDDEGGRVARLICDVYNPDETPFLGCPRGALKRQIERAAKLGYEMMAGVEAEFFIFQRDENGHPTLETHDAGGYFDLAPIDRAEPIRRIIIDDLVSLGFEVEAGHHEVAEGQHEVDFRYADALTTADNLATFRFIVRNVAYRHGFAATFMPKPIFGQNGSGMHTHQSLFRDGDNAFFDAKAKWQISDVGLAYIAGLLRHARGFCAITNPLVNSYKRLVPGYEAPVNVAWSMRNR from the coding sequence ATGCAGGTGGACTTCCTGCGGCTCCAGTTCACCGACATCACCGGGATCAACAAGAACGTGGAGGTGCCCCGCAGCCAGTTCCAGAAGGCGCTGGAGGGAGAGATCATGTTCGACGGTTCCTCGATCGAGGGTTTCGTCCGGATCGAGGAGAGTGACATGATCCTCAAGCCCGACCACCGCACGTTCAAGATCTTCCCGTACGACGACGAGGGGGGACGGGTCGCGCGCCTCATCTGTGACGTGTACAACCCCGACGAGACACCCTTCCTGGGTTGCCCCCGCGGGGCGCTGAAGCGACAGATCGAGCGGGCCGCTAAGCTGGGCTACGAGATGATGGCGGGTGTCGAGGCGGAGTTCTTCATCTTCCAGCGCGATGAGAATGGTCACCCCACCCTGGAGACGCACGACGCAGGCGGATACTTCGACCTCGCACCCATCGACCGGGCGGAGCCGATCCGCCGCATCATCATCGACGACTTGGTCAGCCTCGGCTTCGAGGTCGAGGCAGGGCACCACGAGGTCGCCGAGGGCCAGCACGAGGTGGACTTCCGTTACGCCGATGCGCTCACGACGGCCGACAACCTGGCGACCTTCCGCTTCATCGTGCGCAACGTCGCCTACCGGCACGGCTTCGCCGCCACGTTCATGCCCAAACCGATCTTCGGGCAGAACGGGTCGGGCATGCACACCCACCAGTCGCTCTTCCGGGACGGCGACAACGCGTTCTTCGATGCCAAGGCGAAGTGGCAGATCTCCGACGTGGGGCTCGCCTACATCGCGGGCCTGCTGAGGCACGCGCGCGGCTTCTGCGCCATCACGAATCCGCTGGTGAACAGCTACAAGCGATTGGTGCCGGGCTACGAGGCGCCGGTGAACGTGGCGTGGAGCATGCGGAACCG
- a CDS encoding ABC transporter substrate-binding protein has translation MDLMRDALRVALDADVTTLDPAMHRSRTVEAVVRNICDGLVTRDPEMRYVPQLAASWHVEADTRWVFKLREGVTFHTGEKLTAADVKFTIDRVIGAIPGLPKSPRKDLLGPVAGAEIIDDHTIAIITDGPYPILHKKLVFQEVCPKAYFERVGPDEFATKPIGAGPFRLAEWRPGERIVLERFDEYYGGSPDIPPVGPAQLAGVIFRPLEEAATRLASLEGKEIGIAVNIPPDQADRVDNLSHAHLSAAQGTRTHFVGLNCRRKPFSDRRVREAMRYAVPPRPIIERFLLGRARALPG, from the coding sequence TTGGACCTTATGAGGGATGCCCTGCGTGTGGCGCTGGATGCGGACGTGACGACGCTGGATCCGGCGATGCATCGCTCGCGCACGGTGGAAGCGGTCGTGCGGAACATCTGCGATGGCCTCGTCACGCGCGACCCCGAGATGCGGTACGTCCCTCAGCTTGCGGCATCGTGGCATGTTGAGGCCGACACGCGATGGGTCTTCAAATTGCGCGAAGGCGTCACGTTCCACACCGGCGAGAAACTCACGGCGGCGGACGTCAAGTTCACCATTGACCGCGTGATCGGCGCGATACCGGGGCTGCCCAAATCGCCCAGAAAAGACCTGCTCGGTCCCGTCGCAGGCGCCGAAATCATTGACGATCATACGATCGCGATCATCACCGACGGCCCCTACCCCATCCTGCACAAGAAGCTCGTGTTCCAGGAGGTCTGTCCCAAGGCGTATTTCGAGCGAGTCGGTCCGGACGAGTTTGCGACGAAACCGATCGGCGCGGGGCCGTTTCGGTTGGCGGAGTGGCGGCCGGGGGAGCGCATCGTGCTGGAGAGATTCGATGAGTACTACGGCGGCTCCCCCGATATCCCGCCGGTCGGGCCAGCGCAGTTGGCAGGGGTCATCTTTCGACCGCTGGAGGAGGCCGCGACGCGGCTCGCCTCGCTCGAAGGGAAAGAGATCGGCATCGCGGTCAATATCCCGCCCGACCAAGCGGATCGCGTGGATAACCTGTCGCACGCGCATCTCTCGGCGGCGCAGGGAACGAGGACCCATTTCGTCGGCTTGAACTGCAGGCGCAAGCCGTTCTCCGACCGTCGCGTGCGGGAGGCGATGCGATATGCGGTGCCCCCGCGACCCATCATCGAGCGATTCCTGCTCGGCCGCGCGCGCGCCCTGCCCGGCAT
- a CDS encoding beta-mannosidase: protein MLLPSLAIALAVASPASATVGVVDSSLVEPYEWTRGDDAAAWRAEACVTAFDKAGFSPRILDAGALTADGLSSLQVIVIPGDHVYPERGDWGGPILRALADFVRAGGVYVMPVGVSHYVARDMATGVRDTGHFGPDALGLSFEVSSGAGPVSLTSQGRALGLPDPGPLSATPIRSLRTPGPMAILAWDSRYTPAVVAVPVGKGFVIHCGCGENMDAAFAEWWYRAAAAAARAAVDGKLRPMTMQETFAAEGIDGLSLDDLDRRAFSPASSPLDSPATEVTLQPGSAEHPRGPVRLSLDGKWEMVGCDTGRGSESTFLGNQPWPDAIRADIPCSVHTALLAAGRIPDPMIGLHADIARKACDREWWFRRRFTRPEGMTAARLYFDGVDYSCTVWLNGERLGRHEGAFGGPDFDVGDLLHNNNALVVRLDPVPADWKLVLKTNVVYGWHYVNLPSLGIWRSVRLEGRPTVDILDPFVAARDAQKGIVDLCVTLRGLSSKWSGTLRGTIEPENFAGEPLRFEYNVRADSSEAPLHLRFHVPDARLWWPVDLGPQNLYRLTLSFIPTDGAPDTEVTTFGIRTIETRPLPGGPLPMRYRWTFIINGRPIFLKGANWCILDPLLRLDSARYERFLGLARNSHIQLLRAWGGGLLETDVFYDLCDRLGVMVYQEFPLTWQRFDVLSPSVVDETATGNVRRLRNHPSLLMWGGGNEHSGEGPIVKQIGRICLELDGSRPFHRTDPYGGSLHNYDVYWGRQPLDRNLSLAAPFIGEFGLSSPPNLESVLRYLPPDERTLWPPPAEGSFVRHTPTYSAQHLDIMHQYASQFRDADTMDGLITGMQLAQATGLRHTLELARTRWPEATGVCYYKLTDVYPACAWATVDWYGVPKIAYFFTQDAYEPLHACALFERLAVPEGEGLRVPIFLLDDAEELTGEWSVLARAFGASLREVARTEFNGIGLADRVRRLGDLTVSAQAAGSAPLLIVTEARAGRNLRDRTFYWLNVAARPGCLFDLPQTRLATRVEGGNVVVENAGSVPAVGVHFYHPEGSDRLSVEDSYFWLDPGEARVLQVSDSHAVRVRAWNAPATMISEGKDAG, encoded by the coding sequence ATGCTCTTGCCCAGCCTCGCCATCGCTCTTGCGGTTGCCAGTCCAGCCAGCGCCACCGTCGGTGTGGTGGACAGCTCCCTCGTCGAACCCTACGAATGGACGCGAGGCGACGACGCCGCCGCATGGCGCGCCGAGGCGTGCGTGACCGCGTTCGACAAAGCCGGGTTTTCTCCGCGCATCCTCGACGCCGGCGCGCTGACCGCAGACGGCCTGTCATCCCTGCAGGTCATCGTCATCCCTGGTGATCATGTGTACCCGGAGCGCGGCGACTGGGGAGGGCCGATTCTGCGTGCCCTCGCCGATTTCGTACGCGCCGGCGGCGTGTATGTCATGCCGGTCGGTGTGTCGCATTACGTGGCGCGAGACATGGCCACGGGCGTGCGGGACACCGGGCATTTCGGGCCGGACGCACTCGGGCTCAGCTTCGAGGTCAGTAGCGGCGCCGGGCCGGTTAGCCTGACGTCTCAGGGGCGCGCACTTGGCCTTCCCGATCCAGGGCCGCTGTCAGCGACACCCATTCGCTCGCTTCGCACCCCAGGCCCGATGGCGATACTCGCGTGGGATTCCCGCTACACGCCCGCAGTGGTTGCCGTGCCCGTGGGGAAAGGGTTCGTCATCCACTGCGGATGCGGGGAGAACATGGACGCTGCGTTCGCGGAGTGGTGGTACCGCGCCGCCGCCGCCGCGGCCCGGGCCGCAGTCGACGGGAAGCTGCGGCCGATGACCATGCAGGAGACCTTCGCCGCTGAGGGCATCGATGGGTTGTCTCTCGACGACCTGGATCGGCGCGCGTTCAGTCCTGCATCATCCCCGCTTGACTCACCGGCGACCGAGGTGACTCTGCAACCTGGGTCCGCCGAGCACCCACGCGGGCCAGTGCGGCTCTCGCTCGACGGCAAATGGGAAATGGTGGGGTGCGATACCGGCAGGGGAAGTGAAAGCACGTTCCTCGGCAATCAGCCGTGGCCCGACGCTATACGGGCGGACATCCCGTGCAGTGTCCACACGGCCCTGCTCGCCGCCGGTCGGATACCGGATCCCATGATTGGGTTGCATGCAGACATTGCGCGCAAGGCCTGTGATCGCGAATGGTGGTTCCGGCGACGGTTCACACGCCCTGAGGGCATGACGGCGGCGCGCCTGTATTTCGACGGCGTGGACTACTCGTGTACGGTGTGGCTCAACGGGGAGCGCTTGGGACGCCACGAGGGCGCCTTCGGCGGACCTGACTTCGATGTCGGCGATTTGCTGCACAACAACAATGCGCTCGTCGTGCGCCTCGATCCTGTCCCGGCCGACTGGAAGCTTGTCCTCAAGACCAACGTGGTGTACGGGTGGCACTACGTCAACCTGCCGTCGCTGGGCATCTGGCGCTCCGTGCGCCTCGAAGGCCGGCCGACGGTTGATATCCTTGATCCGTTCGTTGCCGCGCGCGACGCGCAGAAGGGGATCGTGGATCTGTGCGTGACGCTTCGCGGGTTATCATCCAAATGGTCCGGCACGCTGCGGGGGACGATTGAACCCGAGAACTTCGCGGGCGAACCACTGCGCTTCGAATACAACGTGCGCGCGGATTCGAGCGAAGCGCCCCTTCACCTGCGTTTCCACGTGCCTGATGCCAGGCTGTGGTGGCCGGTGGATCTGGGGCCGCAGAACCTTTATCGCCTGACGCTGTCCTTCATCCCGACTGACGGTGCGCCCGACACTGAGGTGACGACCTTCGGCATCCGCACCATCGAGACCCGTCCCCTTCCCGGCGGGCCGCTTCCCATGCGCTACCGATGGACCTTCATCATCAACGGCCGCCCGATCTTCCTCAAGGGCGCGAACTGGTGCATCCTCGACCCCCTGCTGAGACTCGACTCCGCGCGGTATGAGCGCTTCTTGGGCCTCGCGCGCAATTCGCATATCCAACTCCTGCGCGCGTGGGGCGGCGGGCTGCTGGAAACCGACGTTTTCTACGATCTCTGCGACCGCCTCGGCGTCATGGTGTACCAGGAGTTCCCGCTCACCTGGCAGCGCTTCGACGTGCTCAGTCCGTCAGTCGTAGATGAAACCGCGACCGGCAATGTACGGCGTTTGCGCAACCATCCGTCGCTCCTGATGTGGGGCGGGGGCAACGAGCACTCAGGCGAAGGCCCGATCGTCAAGCAAATCGGCCGCATCTGCTTGGAGTTGGACGGCTCGCGCCCGTTCCACCGCACCGACCCGTACGGCGGCAGCCTACATAACTACGACGTCTACTGGGGCCGCCAGCCGCTCGACCGCAACCTGTCGCTCGCGGCGCCGTTCATCGGTGAGTTCGGCCTCAGTTCGCCGCCGAACCTGGAGAGCGTGCTGCGCTACTTGCCACCGGACGAACGAACGCTCTGGCCCCCACCGGCCGAAGGCAGCTTCGTCCGCCACACGCCGACGTACAGCGCGCAGCATCTCGACATTATGCACCAGTATGCCTCTCAGTTCCGCGACGCCGACACGATGGACGGCCTGATCACCGGGATGCAGCTCGCGCAAGCCACCGGTTTGCGTCACACGCTCGAGCTGGCGCGGACGCGTTGGCCTGAGGCGACCGGCGTATGCTATTACAAGCTCACGGATGTGTATCCCGCCTGTGCCTGGGCGACCGTTGACTGGTACGGTGTGCCGAAGATCGCCTACTTCTTCACGCAGGACGCCTACGAGCCGCTGCACGCGTGCGCGTTGTTCGAGCGCCTCGCCGTGCCCGAAGGCGAAGGATTGCGGGTCCCCATCTTCCTCCTCGACGACGCCGAAGAACTCACGGGCGAGTGGTCGGTATTGGCTCGTGCGTTCGGTGCGTCGCTGCGTGAAGTCGCGAGGACGGAATTTAACGGCATCGGATTGGCCGACCGCGTGCGCCGGCTGGGCGACCTGACGGTTTCGGCACAAGCCGCCGGCAGCGCGCCGCTGCTCATAGTCACCGAAGCACGCGCCGGCCGGAATCTCCGTGACCGCACGTTCTATTGGCTCAACGTCGCGGCTCGCCCGGGCTGCCTGTTCGACCTCCCCCAGACGCGTTTGGCGACGCGCGTCGAGGGCGGCAACGTTGTCGTCGAGAACGCAGGTTCCGTTCCGGCGGTGGGCGTCCACTTCTACCACCCCGAGGGCTCCGATCGGCTCAGCGTCGAGGACTCCTACTTCTGGCTCGACCCGGGCGAGGCGCGCGTGCTGCAAGTGAGTGATTCTCACGCAGTCCGCGTGCGCGCGTGGAACGCGCCGGCGACGATGATCTCCGAAGGAAAGGATGCTGGGTAG
- a CDS encoding aspartate aminotransferase family protein → MTTRPFEEATYWAHVDPASVPRIVSPPPGPRSVEQHARASRVMKGYSSQVRLFPVVFESGRGVTLTDVDGNTYIDFSSGIYVTSLGHCHPRVVEAVQRAAARLMNCHDFTTPIKLALLEKLAAIQPWDLTGVQFYDSGTTAVEAGLRVCRAATGKLEFISFHRDFHGKTMGAVGLARLDPSQGLRAPGFFLAPRPYCYRCAFKLSHPDCGIHCVDYIREIIREETSGRVAAIVLEPIQGWAGSVVPPDGFMPRLRALCDEHGILLFADEVLTCMGRTGKMFCMEHWDTRPDIVALGKSFGNGFPVTAIMVSERYKDAVETISASTSYGGNPMACAAALASLEVIEEEDLLNRAAALGDFILAELREMQQRHEIIGEVRGKGCLLAVELVKDRTTKEPFEEAGRLVYQKAFSKGLAWVPAGHILRLSPPIVMERDVAAKAVAIIEEAIAETERELGYA, encoded by the coding sequence ATGACAACTCGCCCGTTCGAGGAAGCAACCTACTGGGCCCATGTCGATCCCGCATCCGTCCCGCGCATAGTGAGTCCGCCGCCCGGCCCGCGGTCGGTGGAGCAGCACGCGCGCGCGAGTCGCGTCATGAAAGGCTACTCGTCGCAGGTGCGGCTGTTCCCGGTCGTGTTCGAATCAGGCCGCGGTGTGACGCTTACGGACGTGGACGGCAACACGTACATTGACTTCTCGAGCGGGATATACGTCACGAGTCTCGGACATTGTCATCCCAGGGTTGTCGAGGCGGTTCAGCGGGCTGCTGCGCGGTTAATGAATTGCCACGACTTCACGACGCCGATCAAGCTTGCGCTGCTCGAGAAACTCGCGGCGATACAGCCCTGGGACCTGACCGGCGTGCAATTCTACGATTCCGGCACGACGGCGGTCGAGGCAGGATTGCGCGTTTGCCGAGCCGCGACCGGCAAGCTCGAATTCATCAGCTTTCATCGCGACTTCCATGGCAAGACGATGGGTGCGGTAGGGCTTGCCCGCCTCGACCCCAGCCAGGGCCTGCGCGCGCCGGGCTTCTTTCTCGCCCCGCGGCCGTACTGCTATCGCTGCGCGTTCAAGCTGTCGCATCCCGACTGCGGAATTCACTGCGTGGACTACATCCGCGAGATCATTAGGGAGGAGACCTCCGGCCGCGTCGCCGCGATCGTCCTCGAACCGATCCAAGGCTGGGCGGGATCCGTGGTGCCGCCCGACGGGTTCATGCCGCGCCTGCGCGCGCTGTGTGACGAGCACGGCATCCTGCTCTTCGCCGACGAAGTGTTGACCTGCATGGGGCGCACCGGGAAGATGTTCTGCATGGAGCACTGGGATACGCGGCCGGATATCGTCGCGCTTGGAAAGAGCTTCGGCAATGGCTTCCCCGTCACCGCCATAATGGTCAGCGAGCGCTACAAGGACGCCGTCGAGACGATATCCGCTTCGACGAGCTATGGCGGGAACCCGATGGCTTGCGCGGCGGCCCTGGCGTCATTGGAGGTTATTGAAGAGGAGGACCTGCTCAACCGCGCCGCCGCTCTCGGTGACTTCATCCTTGCGGAGTTGCGGGAGATGCAGCAGCGCCACGAGATCATCGGCGAGGTGCGAGGCAAGGGCTGTCTGCTCGCGGTCGAGTTGGTCAAGGACAGGACGACAAAGGAGCCGTTTGAGGAGGCGGGCCGGCTCGTATATCAGAAGGCATTCAGCAAGGGCCTGGCGTGGGTTCCCGCCGGCCACATCCTTCGCCTGTCGCCGCCCATCGTGATGGAGCGTGATGTCGCGGCGAAAGCCGTCGCGATAATCGAGGAAGCGATAGCTGAGACGGAACGCGAGTTGGGCTACGCGTAG
- a CDS encoding Gfo/Idh/MocA family oxidoreductase — protein sequence MNHEGDRERGSNVTQHRPNAGCSRREFLRRSGAALAGAALAHSAIAGEQTVAKEYSNKIRIGVVGGGFGASFYWHEHPNCVVEAVSDLRPDRREHLMKVYGCNKPYESLEKLILDPDVDAVAVFTGAPDHVRHCVAALRAGKHVICAVPAAMTIEECRELVGTVKETGLTYMMAETSHYHQSVISARKWFDGGKFGSIYYTEAEYHHPGLESLWFEADGRPTWRHGFPPMHYPTHCTAYLIGVTGERLTEVSCLGWGDDSPLLKDNRYRNPFWNETAFFRTDKGNAFRVAVYWKGPVRGCERGQWYGEKMSFFDPHPNGLGSIIVRTGDLTETDDAGFVRQLSPFEQYQQPQWWQTDMLPAPLRHASGHDGSHTFLTHEFIDALINQRPPAIDVYEAVAYTAPGIIAHQSALDGGKQMAIPSFDPER from the coding sequence ATGAACCACGAGGGCGACAGAGAAAGAGGAAGCAACGTGACGCAGCATCGGCCGAACGCAGGCTGCTCGCGACGAGAATTTCTGCGCCGGAGCGGTGCGGCGCTGGCGGGGGCGGCCTTGGCACACAGCGCGATCGCGGGAGAGCAAACAGTGGCGAAGGAATACAGCAACAAGATCAGGATTGGCGTCGTCGGCGGCGGCTTTGGGGCATCCTTCTACTGGCACGAGCACCCCAACTGCGTCGTCGAAGCTGTTAGTGATCTGCGGCCGGACCGCCGCGAGCATTTGATGAAGGTGTACGGGTGCAACAAGCCCTACGAGTCATTGGAGAAGTTGATTCTCGACCCTGATGTTGACGCAGTCGCGGTGTTCACGGGCGCGCCGGATCACGTACGCCACTGTGTTGCCGCCCTGCGCGCGGGAAAGCACGTTATCTGCGCCGTGCCCGCGGCGATGACGATCGAGGAGTGCCGGGAGTTGGTGGGCACGGTTAAGGAAACCGGCTTGACCTACATGATGGCCGAGACGAGCCATTACCATCAATCCGTCATTTCGGCGCGGAAGTGGTTCGACGGCGGCAAGTTCGGGAGCATTTATTACACCGAAGCGGAGTACCATCATCCCGGCCTGGAAAGCCTCTGGTTCGAGGCCGACGGCCGTCCCACATGGCGGCACGGATTCCCGCCGATGCACTACCCCACGCATTGCACCGCATACCTGATCGGGGTCACCGGCGAGCGGCTGACCGAGGTCTCGTGTCTGGGCTGGGGCGATGATTCGCCGCTGCTCAAGGACAACCGGTACCGGAACCCCTTCTGGAATGAGACCGCCTTCTTCAGGACCGACAAGGGCAACGCCTTTCGTGTGGCGGTGTACTGGAAGGGACCGGTGCGCGGCTGCGAGCGCGGCCAATGGTACGGCGAGAAGATGAGCTTCTTCGATCCTCACCCGAACGGGCTGGGTTCGATCATCGTCCGCACCGGTGACCTGACGGAGACCGACGACGCGGGCTTCGTGCGCCAGCTCTCACCGTTCGAGCAGTACCAGCAGCCGCAGTGGTGGCAGACGGACATGCTGCCGGCACCCCTCCGCCACGCCAGCGGCCACGACGGCTCGCATACCTTCCTGACCCACGAGTTCATTGATGCGCTGATCAACCAGCGCCCGCCGGCCATTGACGTGTACGAAGCCGTCGCCTACACCGCCCCCGGGATCATCGCCCATCAATCCGCGCTCGACGGCGGCAAGCAAATGGCAATCCCGAGTTTCGACCCCGAGCGGTAA
- a CDS encoding amidohydrolase family protein, with the protein MDTRTDRDQAIYRDEFSAWLPQRIVDIHVHVVLPEHCGPVSAERLEANWAMEVGICQSWEQLRENYRVLFPGQQVSPLAFTGVYREMDTERGNDYVLAGLGDGQNNATGLFVTRPDWSANRITDALAKGFVGIKPYPDLALQETQEVSIYDFLPRTHLAALNEAGGILMLHLPRAGRLGAPENITEVLEIAEKHPRVNLIVAHVGRAYCLPAAEHGLRHFADAPRIYFDVSANLNADVFQLALETVGPDRLLFGSDLPIMMMRGYREHVGEQYINNTDGPYSWNVNRKSPEEEATYTYYLYEGLRALIEALRRAGLDAAAMERIMYANGARLLGEAARR; encoded by the coding sequence ATGGACACCCGCACGGACAGAGACCAGGCGATCTACAGGGATGAGTTCAGCGCGTGGCTGCCCCAGCGAATTGTGGACATCCATGTTCACGTCGTGCTTCCCGAGCACTGCGGGCCGGTGAGTGCCGAACGCCTTGAGGCGAACTGGGCGATGGAGGTCGGGATCTGCCAGTCCTGGGAGCAGTTGCGGGAGAACTACCGCGTCCTGTTCCCGGGCCAGCAAGTGTCGCCGCTCGCATTCACAGGTGTTTACCGGGAGATGGACACCGAGCGCGGCAACGACTATGTGCTCGCCGGATTGGGTGACGGTCAAAACAACGCGACCGGCCTGTTCGTCACGCGGCCGGATTGGAGCGCCAACAGGATAACGGATGCTTTAGCGAAGGGTTTTGTCGGCATCAAGCCTTACCCCGACTTGGCGCTGCAGGAGACCCAGGAAGTCAGCATCTACGATTTCCTGCCGCGAACGCATCTGGCGGCGCTCAATGAGGCCGGTGGGATACTGATGCTCCACCTACCGCGCGCGGGGCGCCTCGGTGCCCCGGAGAACATCACAGAGGTCTTGGAGATCGCCGAGAAACACCCGCGCGTCAATCTGATCGTAGCGCATGTCGGGCGCGCGTACTGCCTGCCGGCGGCGGAGCACGGCCTCCGCCACTTCGCTGATGCACCGCGGATCTATTTCGACGTCTCCGCGAACCTGAACGCCGATGTGTTCCAGCTTGCCCTGGAAACCGTCGGGCCGGATCGGCTGCTGTTCGGCAGCGATCTCCCCATCATGATGATGCGCGGCTACCGGGAGCACGTCGGCGAGCAGTACATCAACAACACCGATGGGCCCTATTCCTGGAACGTCAATCGCAAGAGCCCGGAGGAAGAAGCGACATACACGTACTACCTCTACGAGGGACTGCGTGCGCTCATCGAGGCCCTGCGGCGCGCCGGCCTCGACGCAGCGGCAATGGAACGGATCATGTACGCCAACGGGGCCAGGCTGCTCGGAGAGGCAGCGCGTCGGTAG